The sequence below is a genomic window from Lysobacter capsici.
CGCACAGGGATGTGCGCCGTGCGCCACCGAGACAGGATGTCTCGTGTGGCGCATGCCTGCGCCTGCTCCGCACGCGCGGGCTCTTGATTCAAGAAAAAAGCGTTTTTCTTTGGTTACCTTTCTTTTGTCGCTTTTGACAAAAGAAAGTGACCCGCCGCTTTAGTGGCGGAAGCTTTTGATCCTGCTTGCAGCTCCTGAGGCTTCAAAGCTTTGAAGCTGTAGAGCCTTTGAAGCCAAAGGCAAGATCAACAGCTTTCGTCCGCAAGCGGCCGAGTTACTTTCTTTTGTCAAAAGCGACAAAAGAAAGGTAACCAAAGAAAAACGCTTTTCTTTGAATCAAGTGCCCGCAAGTGCGGAGCTTGCGCAGGCACGCGCCACACGGGACATCCATGTCCCGGTGGCGCGCGGCGCGCATCCATGCGCGCCGCCCTCCGGGTGTGCTTTTGCTAACGCGAGTTACAAGCCTCGCAGTGCTGGAGGTACAGCTCGATATGCGGCGCAAGCCAAAGCGAAGCGAGCGACAGCGACAGCGACAGCGACAGCGACAGCGACAGCGACAGCGACAGCGACAGCGACAGCGACAGCGACAGCGACAGCGACAGCGACAGCGACAGCGACAATTTCAGATTGCATCAGCCACCGAAACCTGGATTTCCGGACGGCCAGCAAACCTGGAAGAGTTATCCCCAAGCCGGGCCGTTGAGCCGCCATAGGCGTTGACCACGACGCCTGCCACCCGGCGGCTGCGCTCAACCAAGATCAATTCTTGATTGAAGATCAAGAGTAATTCGCCGAAAACCCCATTTTTCGGCAAAGGCCATCCGCCGACACTGCGCATCCCCATCCACCGGATGCCCGCCATGCCCCTCGCCCTCCTGGCCCTGACCCTCGGCGCCTTCGCCATCGGCACCACCGAGTTCGTCATCGTCGGCCTGATCCCCACCATCGCCGCCGACCTCGGCGTCGACCTGCCCTCGGCCGGCCTGCTGGTCAGCCTGTACGCGCTCGGCGTCGCCATCGGCGCGCCGCTGCTGACCGCGCTGACCGGGCGGGTGCCGCGCAAGACCCTGCTGGTCGGGCTGATGGCGCTGTTCACCGTCGGCAACCTCGTTGCCTGGCTCGCGCCGGGGTACGCCACCTTGATCGTCGCGCGCATCCTCACCGGCCTCGCCCACGGCGTGTTCTTCTCGGTCGGCTCGATCATCGCCACCAGCCTGGTGCCGAAGGACAAGGCCGCCAGCGCCATCGCGACCATGTTCAGCGGCATGACCGCCGCCTTCGTCACCGGCATTCCGATGGGCACCTTCATCGGCCAGCACTTCGGTTGGCGCACCACGTTCCTCGTGGTCGCCGCGTTCGGCCTGATCGCGATGCTCGGCAGCGCGTTGTTCGTGCCGAAGAAGATCGCCCACACCGCGCCGGCGCCGCTGCTCAAGCAGGCCGCGGTGCTGCTGCAACCGCGCTTGCTGCTGGTCTATGCGATGACCGCGGTCGGTTACGGCGGTTCGTTGATCGCCTTCACCTACCTCGCGCCGATCCTGCAGGACATCGCCGGGTTCAGTCCGAACATGGTCAGCCTGGTGTTGCTCGCCTACGGCGTATCGGTCGCGTTCGGCAACGTCTGGGGCGGCAAGCTCGCCGACCGGCACGGCCCGATCAAGGCCTTGAAGACGATCTTCCTGCTGCTGGCCGCGGTGTTGTTCGTGCTGAGCTTCACCGCGCACAACCCGTGGTTGGTGGTACTCACTGCGCTGGCCTGGGGCGCGGTCGCGTTCGGCAACGTGCCGGGCCTGCAGGTGTACGTGGTCAAGCAGGCCGAGCACTACTCGCCGCAGGCGGTCGACGTCGCCGCCGGTTTCAACATCGCCGCGTTCAATCTCGGCGTCGCCGGCGGCTCCTGGGCCGGTGGCCTCGTCGTCACTCACCTCGGCCTGGGCCATACGCCGTGGGTCGGCGCGCTGGTGGTGCTCGGCGCGTTCGGCCTGACCGCGCTGAGCGGCTGGCTCGACCGTCGCGATGGTCTGCCTGATCGCGCCAGCGGCGCCATCGCTGTCGCGCATTGATTCTTTTTTCTGACACTTGAGGATTTCTCCATGAACCTTCCCGCCTTCGGCCTCGGCACCTTTCGTCTCAAGGACCAGGTCGTCATCGACTCGGTGCGCAACGGCCTGGAACTGGGCTATCGCGTCATCGACACCGCGCAGATCTACGGCAACGAAGCGCAGGTCGGTCAGGCCATCGCCGACAGCGGCGTGGCCCGCGACGAACTTTTCATCACCACCAAGATCTGGGTCGACAACCTGTCCAAGGACGCGCTGATCCCCAGCCTGCGCGAAAGCCTGGACAAGCTGCGCACCGATCGCGTCGACCTGACCTTGATCCATTGGCCGTCGCCGGGCGACGCGGTGTCGGTGGATGAATTCATGACCGCGCTCGCGCAAGCCAAGGCGCAAGGGCTGACCCGCGCGATCGGCGTGTCGAACTTCAACATCGACCTGATGCAGCGCGCGATCGATGTTGTCGGCGCCGATGCGATCGCCACCAATCAAGTCGAACTGCATCCCTACCTGCAGAACCGCAAGCTCGCGCAGTTCGCCCAGAGCCAAGGCATCGGGCTGACTTCGTACATGACCCTGGCCTACGGCAAGGTGCTCGGCGATCCGGTCATCGTCGAGATCGCGCGCAAGCACGACGCGACGCCGGCGCAGGTCTCGCTGGCCTGGGCGATGCAGCTGGGCTACGCGGTGATCCCGTCTTCGACCAGGCGCGAGAATCTGGCGAGCAACCTGCTCGCGACCTCGCTGCGCCTGAGCGACGACGACATGGCGCGCATCGCCACGCTTGATCGTGGCGAGCGCTTGACCGATCCCGATCGCCTTGCGCCTGCGTGGGATTGATCGCGGCGTGATCCTTCCGGCTACGAACGCGGCTGTCCGAAACTCCGCGGTCGCGGCTCGCGCCGCTCCTACAGGTAGCCCATGTAGGAGCGAGGCAAGTCGCGACCGCGAATCATCGCCAACGTCGCCACCGACCTACCGCAAGCGAACCCCTCCAACGATTCTTGCCTCCACGGAAAAGATCGTTTGCTCCACACCCGATTTTTCCGCCACATCCACAGCCCTACACTTCCCCCCCCGAACCACCGAGACCCGCCATGCTGTTCACCTCCCACCGCCTGGGCGACTTCGACACCCGCAACCGCATCGTCATGCCGCCGATGACCCGCTCGCGCGCCGGCCGTGGCGATGTCGCCACCGAGCTGATGGCGCAGTACTACGCGCAACGCGCCGGCGCCGGCCTGATCGTCAGCGAAGGCACCCAGATCAGCCGCCAGGGCCAGGGTTATGCGTGGACGCCCGGCATCTACACCGCCGAGCAGATCGCCGGCTGGCGCAAGGTCACCGACGCGGTCCACGCGCAGGGCGGCCGCATGTTCGCCCAGCTGTGGCATGTCGGCCGCGTC
It includes:
- a CDS encoding MFS transporter; translation: MPLALLALTLGAFAIGTTEFVIVGLIPTIAADLGVDLPSAGLLVSLYALGVAIGAPLLTALTGRVPRKTLLVGLMALFTVGNLVAWLAPGYATLIVARILTGLAHGVFFSVGSIIATSLVPKDKAASAIATMFSGMTAAFVTGIPMGTFIGQHFGWRTTFLVVAAFGLIAMLGSALFVPKKIAHTAPAPLLKQAAVLLQPRLLLVYAMTAVGYGGSLIAFTYLAPILQDIAGFSPNMVSLVLLAYGVSVAFGNVWGGKLADRHGPIKALKTIFLLLAAVLFVLSFTAHNPWLVVLTALAWGAVAFGNVPGLQVYVVKQAEHYSPQAVDVAAGFNIAAFNLGVAGGSWAGGLVVTHLGLGHTPWVGALVVLGAFGLTALSGWLDRRDGLPDRASGAIAVAH
- the dkgB gene encoding 2,5-didehydrogluconate reductase DkgB, which translates into the protein MNLPAFGLGTFRLKDQVVIDSVRNGLELGYRVIDTAQIYGNEAQVGQAIADSGVARDELFITTKIWVDNLSKDALIPSLRESLDKLRTDRVDLTLIHWPSPGDAVSVDEFMTALAQAKAQGLTRAIGVSNFNIDLMQRAIDVVGADAIATNQVELHPYLQNRKLAQFAQSQGIGLTSYMTLAYGKVLGDPVIVEIARKHDATPAQVSLAWAMQLGYAVIPSSTRRENLASNLLATSLRLSDDDMARIATLDRGERLTDPDRLAPAWD